Proteins encoded in a region of the Elaeis guineensis isolate ETL-2024a chromosome 7, EG11, whole genome shotgun sequence genome:
- the LOC105049331 gene encoding protein SMAX1-LIKE 4 — translation MRTGACTVQQALTAEAASVLKLSLTLAKRRGHAQVTPLHVAATLLSSSSSSSNLLRRACLKSHPHHPASHPLRCRALELCFNVALNRLPTTPPPSSSGSLIHTQPSLSNALIAALKRAQAHQRRGCIELQQQQPQQQQQPLLAIKVELEQLIISILDDPSVSRVMREAGFSSTSVKNNLEEETSVLVQSSPPFYFESHKDILSQGSFWQSQFLKPPSELNPVVPSSQKEDLRIVLEVMVRKQGRRNNTVVVGDSVSMTEGLVSELMGRVERGEVPDELKSAHFIKLHLSYVHLRLMSRGDVDMKVADLRRKICSLASDTVGEGVIIYAGDLRWAVDEETKDGQGFRPVDHMIGEMGRLLSELRSSNGHGGGGVTSNNKVWLLATASYQTYMRCQMRQPSLETQWALQAVAVPSGGLALSLQAPSGVDSRMTKLSHYPFQMLELKAFNYKEEDEKLICCAECASNFEKEASVLKSENASSHLPIWLQPHRPDNHHKDALPELRRKWSRLCQSLHHGKHSQAHLHPPLLTPGPVGKSSTHASSHPWWSSSLPHSQKFFMEPHSMSFPETASKLNGGSTSFTSQIKNGTGNWQERDAPMHWPSELSLPFVQKPANQEVKTTLALGNPLFSDSATSKDQRRGAIVDPQELSQQLEENIPWQAGTIPSIVEALHDCRSSEKRGTWLLIRGTDHIAKRRLARVIAEIFCGSTDRLIHINRSKLVCGASSCTEILAEACKKDQKCAVLIEDIDRAHPNFINWIAEGLKNGFFEDALGREVGVVHGVFILTTSFSTKFDNANENLEGVMKMKLWVEETESETPHDLKRRPERELPYISKKSRSEENSLDLNLCAVEEEEEEEERRDDEEDAVPSDLTHETDSGDPNLPYELLESSTACFTMDASPDRSCRMSQNLLSKLHRAFEEVMSGGEVMGQLCVDRTAVEELMMASGSFLESLFDKWVREVFQMSLVTVKKGGKVRLGVEGKEGNVREFGFQCSVLPNRIHVG, via the exons ATGCGCACGGGAGCTTGCACAGTACAGCAGGCCCTCACAGCAGAGGCTGCCTCAGTCCTCAAGCTCTCCCTTACCTTGGCCAAGAGAAGAGGCCATGCCCAGGTGACCCCTCTCCATGTTGCTGCCACCCTCCTgagttcctcttcctcctcttctaacCTTCTAAGAAGAGCTTGCCTCAAGTCCCATCCCCACCACCCTGCCTCCCACCCACTTCGGTGCAGGGCTCTTGAGCTCTGCTTCAATGTGGCCCTCAACAGGCTCCCCACAACCCCTCCCCCCTCCTCCTCTGGCTCCTTGATCCACACCCAGCCTTCTCTGTCTAATGCCCTCATTGCTGCCCTCAAGAGGGCCCAGGCTCACCAGAGGAGGGGCTGCATTGAGCTCCAGCAGCAGCAGccccagcagcagcagcagcctctTTTAGCCATCAAAGTAGAGTTAGAGCAGCTCATCATCTCTATTTTAGATGACCCAAGTGTTAGCAGGGTGATGAGAGAGGCTGGTTTCTCCAGCACCAGTGTCAAGAACAACTTAGAAGAAGAAACCTCTGTTTTAGTCCAATCCTCTCCTCCCTTTTACTTCGAGTCCCATAAGGACATCTTAAGCCAGGGAAGTTTCTGGCAATCCCAGTTCTTAAAGCCACCTTCTGAGCTAAACCCAGTAGTCCCATCCTCCCAAAAAGAGGATCTGAGGATTGTCTTGGAGGTGATGGTCAGGAAACAGGGGAGGAGGAACAACACTGTGGTGGTGGGGGACTCTGTTTCCATGACAGAGGGGCTTGTGTCTGAGCTTATGGGTAGGGTGGAGAGAGGAGAGGTCCCTGATGAGCTCAAGTCTGCTCACTTCATCAAACTCCATCTATCTTATGTTCACCTTAGGCTCATGAGCAGGGGAGATGTGGACATGAAGGTGGCCGACCTTAGGAGAAAGATCTGCTCCTTAGCATCAGACACAGTTGGTGAGGGTGTGATCATCTATGCAGGGGACTTGAGATGGGCTGTGGATGAGGAAACCAAAGATGGGCAGGGCTTCAGGCCAGTGGATCACATGATAGGAGAGATGGGGAGGTTGCTATCTGAGCTCAGGAGCAGCAATGGCCATGGTGGTGGGGGTGTGACCAGCAACAACAAGGTGTGGTTATTGGCCACTGCCAGCTACCAGACTTACATGAGGTGCCAGATGAGGCAGCCATCACTTGAGACACAGTGGGCCCTTCAGGCTGTGGCCGTTCCCTCGGGTGGGCTTGCACTGAGCCTCCAAGCTCCAAG TGGCGTAGATTCAAGGATGACAAAACTCAGTCATTATCCTTTCCAAATGCTAGAGTTGAAGGCTTTTAACTACAAGGAGGAAGACGAAAAGCTCATATGCTGTGCTGAATGCGCTTCCAATTTTGAGAAGGAAGCATCAGTTCTCAAGTCAGAAAATGCCTCAAGCCACTTGCCAATTTGGCTGCAACCACATAGACCAGACAACCATCACAAG GATGCATTGCCTGAACTGAGGAGGAAATGGAGCAGGCTATGCCAAAGCCTTCATCATGGCAAACATAGCCAGGCTCATCTGCATCCACCCTTGTTAACTCCAGGCCCAGTTGGAAAGAGCTCCACTCATGCTTCATCACATCCATGGTGGTCTAGCAGCTTACCTCAcagccaaaaatttttcatggagCCGCATTCAATGTCCTTCCCTGAGACTGCATCAAAACTTAATGGTGGCAGCACCAGCTTTACATCTCAAATTAAAAATGGAACTGGGAACTGGCAGGAGAGGGATGCCCCAATGCATTGGCCCTCTGAACTGAGTTTGCCTTTTGTCCAAAAGCCAGCAAACCAGGAGGTAAAGACTACACTGGCTTTGGGTAACCCTCTGTTCTCAGATTCAGCAACATCCAAAGACCAAAGAAGAGGAGCGATAGTAGACCCACAAGAGCTAAGCCAGCAATTGGAAGAGAACATCCCTTGGCAAGCTGGAACAATTCCTTCAATAGTCGAAGCACTGCATGACTGCAGATCAAGTGAGAAGAGGGGGACCTGGCTACTGATACGAGGCACCGatcacatagcaaagagaagactAGCAAGGGTAATTGCTGAGATATTTTGTGGATCCACAGACAGGCTCATCCACATTAACAGGAGTAAATTGGTTTGCGGAGCTAGTTCGTGTACCGAGATCCTCGCAGAAGCCTGCAAAAAGGACCAAAAATGTGCTGTCCTTATCGAGGACATTGATCGAGCGCACCCCAATTTCATCAATTGGATTGCTGAAGGTCTCAAAAATGGATTTTTTGAGGACGCACTCGGTAGAGAAGTTGGAGTGGTTCATGGGGTCTTCATTCTGACTACATCCTTCTCTACCAAGTTTGACAATGCCAATGAGAATCTTGAAGGTGTCATGAAGATGAAGTTGTGGGTTGAAGAGACTGAGAGTGAGACTCCCCATGATCTCAAAAGAAGGCCCGAGAGGGAATTACCATACATATCGAAGAAATCGAGGTCAGAGGAGAACAGTCTTGATCTGAACCTCTGTgctgtggaggaggaggaggaggaggaggagcgcaGGGATGACGAAGAGGACGCTGTCCCCAGTGATCTGACCCACGAGACAGACAGTGGCGATCCCAATCTCCCATACGAGCTTCTTGAATCAAGCACGGCTTGCTTCACCATGGATGCCAGCCCCGACCGGTCCTGCCGGATGTCGCAGAACCTGCTGTCGAAGCTCCACCGGGCGTTCGAGGAGGTGATGAGCGGTGGAGAAGTGATGGGGCAGCTGTGCGTGGATCGGACGGCGGTGGAGGAGCTGATGATGGCCTCTGGTTCATTCCTGGAGAGCTTGTTCGACAAGTGGGTGAGAGAGGTCTTTCAAATGAGCTTGGTAACGGTCAAAAAGGGCGGGAAGGTGAGGCTTGGTGTGGAGGGTAAAGAGGGAAATGTGAGGGAGTTTGGGTTCCAGTGTTCTGTCCTCCCCAACAGAATTCATGTTGGCTGA